TGCTGGAATGTGATCCCTACGAAAGAGACCCCGACTGTATGATGGCGGGCACCGTGGCGGCCGGGACGGTCGCGCATGCTGTTCCGCCGTTCGTCATTCGCGCCGCGATGCCCGCCGACACGGCGGAGATCGACGCGCTCTTTCGTGCCTCCTATGGCACGCTTCTCAAACAGGATTACGATGCGGCGATTCTGGCGCAGGCGCTTCCCTCGCTCCTGGTGACCTCGCCGCGGCTTCTGGCCTCCGGTTCCTTCTTCGTGGCCGAGGCGGGGGGAGGCGAGCTGCTGGCGGCAGGCGGCTGGACGCAGGCCACACCCTTCGGCGGCGTCGGGCCGCGGGAGATCGGCCATATGCGCCGGGTGGCGGTGCGGCCGGACTACGCCCGGTGCGGCATCGGCAGCGTGGTGCTGGAGCATATCCTCGACCATGCCCGGCTGACGGGGGTGACGCGGCTTTGCGCGCTCTCCACCCTGACCGCGCGGGCCTTCTACGAATGCCATGGATTCGCGGCCTCGGGCGAGGTCGAGCTCACGCTGCGGCCCGGCGTCCGGCTGCCGGCGGTGCAGATGGCGCGGGATCTCTAGGCCAGGGCCATGAGCACGGCGCCGGTCGAAATCAGGCCGACGCCGATCCAGCCCATGAGGCTCAGCTCCTCGCCCAACAGGAAGGCGGCGAGGAGCGCGACGAAGACGACGGAGAGCTTGTCGACCGGGGCGACCTGCGAGGCCTTGCCGA
The nucleotide sequence above comes from Celeribacter indicus. Encoded proteins:
- a CDS encoding GNAT family N-acetyltransferase — translated: MLECDPYERDPDCMMAGTVAAGTVAHAVPPFVIRAAMPADTAEIDALFRASYGTLLKQDYDAAILAQALPSLLVTSPRLLASGSFFVAEAGGGELLAAGGWTQATPFGGVGPREIGHMRRVAVRPDYARCGIGSVVLEHILDHARLTGVTRLCALSTLTARAFYECHGFAASGEVELTLRPGVRLPAVQMARDL